The Cygnus olor isolate bCygOlo1 chromosome 33, bCygOlo1.pri.v2, whole genome shotgun sequence genome contains a region encoding:
- the LOC121062633 gene encoding zinc finger protein CKR1-like isoform X1, which translates to MEPWVMLDPGQKALYRDVMQESYETLMSLAAQGLISEKAAEEGAVEQIPEELEEHPSHSPERAKTLGSNRRKTKRPDKAAPQCIAKVPKTTPAPKLECVKPLREASSKGSARERPFSCADCGKSFPWASHLERHRRVHTGERPFSCPECGETYSQSSHLLQHRRTHASDRPHKCGECGKRFAGAAELAAHGRGHAANKPHKCGDCGKGFVWASHLARHRRVHTGEKPFGCPECGEAFTQGSHLAKHRRSHTGERPHRCPACGKTFCQSSDLARHRRTHLGKKALRCGDCGKLFRAGPALARHQRGHRQECTHRCDDCGKGFVWASHLERHRRVHTGERPFSCGSCGERFAQKAHLLQHRKTHSPDRPYKCGECGKCFWEAPPFLAHQQGHVAQKSYTCDECGKGFAWASHLERHCRVHTGEKPYECPECGEAFTQSSHLTKHRRSHLPKVDFSPERTWPAGEKPPAASHCAVGLAESPGASSGEEQ; encoded by the exons ATGGAGCCCTGGGTGATGCTGGACCCGGGGCAGAAGGCGCTGTACCGGGATGTGATGCAGGAGAGCTACGAAACGCTGATGTCCCTTG cagcacaggggctgaTAAGCGAAAAAGCAGCGGAGGAAGGCGCCGTGGAGCAGATCCCCGAGGAGCTCGAAGAGCACCCATCCCACAGCCCGGAGAGGGCCAAAACCCTGGGCTCCAACAGGAGGAAAACCAAACGGCCCGACAAAGCCGCGCCTCAATGCATCGCGAAGGTGCCCAAAACCACCCCGGCCCCGAAATTAGAGTGCGTGAAGCCTCTCCGTGAGGCGAGCAGCAAGGGCTCGGCGCGGGAGCGGCCGTTCAGCTGCGCCGACTGCGGCAAGAGCTTCCCGTGGGCCTCGCACCTGGAGCGGCACCGGCGGGTGCACACGGGCGAGCGCCCCTTCAGCTGCCCGGAGTGCGGCGAGACCTACAGCCAAAgctcccacctcctccagcaccgCCGCACCCACGCCAGCGACCGGCCCCACAAATGCGGCGAGTGCGGCAAGCGTTTCGCCGGGGCGGCCGAGCTGGCGGCGCACGGCCGGGGCCACGCGGCCAACAAACCCCACAAATGCGGCGACTGCGGCAAAGGTTTCGTCTGGGCGTCCCACCTGGCCCGCCACCGGCGCGTCCACACCGGCGAGAAACCCTTCGGCTGCCCCGAGTGCGGCGAAGCATTCACCCAAGGCTCGCACCTCGCCAAGCACCGCCGCAGCCACACGGGCGAGCGGCCCCACCGGTGCCCGGCGTGCGGCAAGACCTTTTGCCAAAGCTCCGACCTGGCTCGCCACCGCCGCACCCACCTGGGCAAGAAAGCTTTGCGCTGCGGGGACTGCGGCAAGCTTTTCCGAGCGGGGCCGGCGCTGGCCAGGCACCAACGGGGCCACCGGCAAGAGTGCACCCACCGCTGCGACGACTGCGGGAAGGGTTTCGTTTGGGCGTCCCACCTGGAGCGGCACCGGCGCGTCCACACGGGCGAGCGCCCCTTCTCCTGCGGCAGCTGCGGCGAGCGCTTCGCCCAGAAAGcccacctcctccagcaccgCAAAACCCACTCCCCCGACCGGCCCTATAAGTGCGGCGAGTGCGGGAAGTGTTTCTGGGAGGCCCCCCCTTTCCTCGCCCACCAGCAGGGCCACGTGGCCCAAAAGAGCTACACGTGCGACGAGTGCGGCAAGGGCTTCGCGTGGGCGTCCCACCTGGAGCGCCACTGCCGCGTCCACACCGGGGAGAAACCCTACGAGTGCCCCGAGTGCGGCGAAGCCTTCACCCAGAGCTCCCACCTCACCAAGCACCGCCGCAGCCACCTCCCCAAGGTGGATTTTTCGCCGGAGAGGACCTGGCCGGCGGGGGAAAAGCCCCCCGCTGCGTCCCACTGCGCCGTGGGGTTGGCAGAGTCGCCCGGAGCCAGCAGCGGCGAGGAGCAATGA
- the LOC121062633 gene encoding zinc finger protein CKR1-like isoform X2, with protein MEPWVMLDPGQKALYRDVMQESYETLMSLAQGLISEKAAEEGAVEQIPEELEEHPSHSPERAKTLGSNRRKTKRPDKAAPQCIAKVPKTTPAPKLECVKPLREASSKGSARERPFSCADCGKSFPWASHLERHRRVHTGERPFSCPECGETYSQSSHLLQHRRTHASDRPHKCGECGKRFAGAAELAAHGRGHAANKPHKCGDCGKGFVWASHLARHRRVHTGEKPFGCPECGEAFTQGSHLAKHRRSHTGERPHRCPACGKTFCQSSDLARHRRTHLGKKALRCGDCGKLFRAGPALARHQRGHRQECTHRCDDCGKGFVWASHLERHRRVHTGERPFSCGSCGERFAQKAHLLQHRKTHSPDRPYKCGECGKCFWEAPPFLAHQQGHVAQKSYTCDECGKGFAWASHLERHCRVHTGEKPYECPECGEAFTQSSHLTKHRRSHLPKVDFSPERTWPAGEKPPAASHCAVGLAESPGASSGEEQ; from the exons ATGGAGCCCTGGGTGATGCTGGACCCGGGGCAGAAGGCGCTGTACCGGGATGTGATGCAGGAGAGCTACGAAACGCTGATGTCCCTTG cacaggggctgaTAAGCGAAAAAGCAGCGGAGGAAGGCGCCGTGGAGCAGATCCCCGAGGAGCTCGAAGAGCACCCATCCCACAGCCCGGAGAGGGCCAAAACCCTGGGCTCCAACAGGAGGAAAACCAAACGGCCCGACAAAGCCGCGCCTCAATGCATCGCGAAGGTGCCCAAAACCACCCCGGCCCCGAAATTAGAGTGCGTGAAGCCTCTCCGTGAGGCGAGCAGCAAGGGCTCGGCGCGGGAGCGGCCGTTCAGCTGCGCCGACTGCGGCAAGAGCTTCCCGTGGGCCTCGCACCTGGAGCGGCACCGGCGGGTGCACACGGGCGAGCGCCCCTTCAGCTGCCCGGAGTGCGGCGAGACCTACAGCCAAAgctcccacctcctccagcaccgCCGCACCCACGCCAGCGACCGGCCCCACAAATGCGGCGAGTGCGGCAAGCGTTTCGCCGGGGCGGCCGAGCTGGCGGCGCACGGCCGGGGCCACGCGGCCAACAAACCCCACAAATGCGGCGACTGCGGCAAAGGTTTCGTCTGGGCGTCCCACCTGGCCCGCCACCGGCGCGTCCACACCGGCGAGAAACCCTTCGGCTGCCCCGAGTGCGGCGAAGCATTCACCCAAGGCTCGCACCTCGCCAAGCACCGCCGCAGCCACACGGGCGAGCGGCCCCACCGGTGCCCGGCGTGCGGCAAGACCTTTTGCCAAAGCTCCGACCTGGCTCGCCACCGCCGCACCCACCTGGGCAAGAAAGCTTTGCGCTGCGGGGACTGCGGCAAGCTTTTCCGAGCGGGGCCGGCGCTGGCCAGGCACCAACGGGGCCACCGGCAAGAGTGCACCCACCGCTGCGACGACTGCGGGAAGGGTTTCGTTTGGGCGTCCCACCTGGAGCGGCACCGGCGCGTCCACACGGGCGAGCGCCCCTTCTCCTGCGGCAGCTGCGGCGAGCGCTTCGCCCAGAAAGcccacctcctccagcaccgCAAAACCCACTCCCCCGACCGGCCCTATAAGTGCGGCGAGTGCGGGAAGTGTTTCTGGGAGGCCCCCCCTTTCCTCGCCCACCAGCAGGGCCACGTGGCCCAAAAGAGCTACACGTGCGACGAGTGCGGCAAGGGCTTCGCGTGGGCGTCCCACCTGGAGCGCCACTGCCGCGTCCACACCGGGGAGAAACCCTACGAGTGCCCCGAGTGCGGCGAAGCCTTCACCCAGAGCTCCCACCTCACCAAGCACCGCCGCAGCCACCTCCCCAAGGTGGATTTTTCGCCGGAGAGGACCTGGCCGGCGGGGGAAAAGCCCCCCGCTGCGTCCCACTGCGCCGTGGGGTTGGCAGAGTCGCCCGGAGCCAGCAGCGGCGAGGAGCAATGA